ATGCGGAGAGCGATGAAGAGATCAGCAAATTAATCGGCGAAGTGATTAAAGCCGTGAATTATCTGGCTGTCCGCAAAATCGGGGCATTGATCGTATTCGAACGGGCGACGGGGCTTAATGAATATACGGAATCCGGGATCGCTATGCGTTCTGAGGTCAGCTCGGAGCTGCTGATTAATATCTTCATCCCTAATACACCGCTGCATGACGGGGCGCTGATTATGCAGGGAAGCCAGATTGCGGCGGCGGCCTGTTACCTGCCGCTCTCCGAGAATCCGTTCATCAGCAAGGAACTGGGAACCCGGCACCGTGCCGCCATCGGTATCAGTGAGGTGGCAGACTCGGTGTCTGTAGTCGTCTCAGAGGAGACGGGGCAGATCTCACTGGCCATTAATGGACAAATTGTCCGGGATATCAAGGAAGAGTCCCTGATCTCGAAGCTGCACGAAGAGCTGAGTGCAAGCAGCTCGCCCCTGATGGAGAAGAGCTCCGCTTTCTGGAGACGGAGGGGGAATAAAAACAATGGATAAGTGGATGAAGAATAACAACTTCAACAAGATCCTTGCCCTGGCTCTGGGGATTATTCTGTGGACCATTGTGCATGTGGATACCGCACCAACGTACCAGACTACGGTTAATACCGAATCGAAGACGATTGAGAATGTCAAAGTGGAGATTGAAGGCTTCGACAGTGAGAATTATGTACTGACCAAGGATGTGGATAGCGTCAGGATGGAGGTAATGGGCAAGAAGTCCGATCTGACCTACAAGTTCTCCGATGCCTACCGGGTATGGCTGGATCTGAAGGATGTGAAGCCCGGCGATAACACACTTCCGCTGATGTATTCGACTCCAAGTGGTGTAACCCTGGAAGCTATGGTCCCGAATCAGGTGAATGTGCATATCGAGCCGCGGACGACCAAGTCTTTTCCCGTCTCACTGAATATTATGGGAGAGCCGGCAGCAGGCTATGAAGTAGGCAGTCCTGTGATTGACCCGGTATCTGTGGAAGTTACCCTTCCGGCTAGTGATCTTGCACGGGTAGCGAAGGTGCAGGGGAAGGTGGAGCTGGATGGGCAAAATGAGACTTTTAGCGAGAAGAGGCTGAAGCTCTTTGCTCTTGACAGTAAGGGGAATACGCTGGAGGATGCGGTCATTGAACCCTCTACAGTAGCTGTAGAATTGCCTGTTACCCTCCCGTCCAAAACCTTGCCGCTGGACATCAGCTTCACGGGCAGTCTGCCGGGTTCACTGGTGCTCTCTAGGGTAACGCCTGAGCAGGATATGGTAACAGTGTACGGCAGTGCAGAGACCCTTAAGACCTTATCTTCGTATGAGGCTGTCCTGGATTTAAGCACTATCAAGAATGCGGGGACAGAGCAGATGAAGCTGGAGCTTAAGCCGCCCGAGGGTACCGGCAAGATTGAGCCTGCAGCAATGACTGTGGCGGTCTCAGCGGCGGAGATTACCGAGCGGACTCTCTCTGCTATTCCCATTAAGCTGGAGGGCGTCAGCAGCGGGCTGACAGCCCGTGTCATAGATCCTGGGGGTGCTACTATAGATCTGACCCTTTCAGGCGCGCCAACGCTGCTGGACCAGCTCGACCAGGATAGCATCAGCGTGGTTGCAGATGTAGTAGGGCTTACGGCTGGCGTTCACGATGTTACGCTGCAGGTCTCGCTCCCCCGGTTCATTACCCTGCAGAATGCCGCCTCGCAGCTTGTGGCGAAGGTGGAACTGTCGGCACCTGCTGCTCCAGCCGCGACTGCCGCGCCGGACAGCAGCCCGGCCTCATCATCGCCTACGCCGGAGCCCAGCGCTGAACCTGCATCAGGGGATGAGACGCTCGTAGAGCCGACCCCGGAGCATACCGGTGAGATTATAGAGGAGACTCCGGCACCGACACATATTCCGCTGGAGACTGCTGAACCAACGCCGCCTGCAAGCGGAAATAATGCCGACAGTACGGGCGGAACGTAACTTTTCATGTAAGTACGAGTCTATTTATATGCACCTGACATACACGAATTATCGAATCATTCATACTATAATTTATTAAGCTGAAGCAGCGTATTCAAAAGGAGAAAAAAAGATGGGTAAGTATTTCGGAACAGACGGCGTACGCGGGGTGGCTAACCGTGAACTAACAGCAGAAATGGCCTACAGTATTGGACGCTGCGGGGGATATGTGCTGGCAGGAAATGTGGAAAAGCCTAAAGTGGTCATCGGGATGGATACACGAATCTCCGGTCCGCTGCTTGAATCGGCACTGATTGCCGGCTTGTTGTCCATTGGGGCAGATGTGATCCGTCTGGGTGTAGTCTCTACACCTGCTGTAGCTTATATCACTAGATTGCTGAAGGCGGATGCCGGAGTGATGATCTCTGCTTCACATAATCCGGTGGAGGATAACGGAATCAAGTTCTTCGGCGGAGACGGCTTCAAGCTGACGGATGAAACGGAGCTGCGCATCGAGGAGCTGATGGATGCCGAGCAGGATGAGCTGCCACGTCCGGTAGGATCGGGTCTGGGCACGCTGCGGGTGGATGATCAAGCGAAATACCTCTACCTGGAGTATCTGAAGACCACCATCGACCAGAGCTTCAAGGGTACGAAGGTGGTGCTTGACTGCGCACACGGCGCAGCCTATGAACTAGCACCGCGATTATTCAAGGAACTGGGCGCAGAAGTGATTGCCATTGGGGCAGAGCCGGACGGGCTGAATATCAACGACGGCTTTGGCTCCACACACCCGGAGACTCTGCGTGCAGAGGTGCTGCGGCATGGTGCGGATCTGGGACTTGCTTTTGACGGGGATGCGGACCGCTTGATTGCTATTGATGAGAACGGCGACGAGGTGGATGGAGACTTCATTCTCTGCATTTGCGGGGATGCGATGAACCGTGCAGGGAAGCTGAAGGACGGCACTATTGTATCTACAGTAATGAGTAACATCGGGTTCTACAAGGCGACAGAGAAGCTGGCGCTGAATACGGCGAAGACCGCCGTCGGCGACCGTTATGTCATGGAAGAGATGCGCCGCGGCGGCTATAATCTGGGCGGGGAGCAATCCGGCCATGTGATTTTCCTGGACTATAATACTACGGGTGACGGAATTCTGACTGCGATTCAACTGGTGAATACCATGAAGGCTTCCGGCAAAAAGCTAAGCACACTGAAGTCCATGATGACTAAATATCCGCAGGTGCTGGTCAATGTGCGGGTGCAGGACAAAACCAATTATCCGAACAATCCGGCCATTGAGGCCGCGATCATAGAGGTAGAAAGCAAGCTGGGCGACAATGGGCGTGTCCTGGTGCGTCCTTCGGGAACCGAGCCGCTGATCCGTGTAATGGCCGAAGGGCCGGATAAGGCGGAGCTGGATCTTTTTGTAGGGCAGATTGTTGAAGTGGTTCAGCGCGAGCTGGTGTAATCACTCACTGAAGTAGCAGGACAGATGGCCGGTGGATGGATCAATCCGATTCGTTCACCGGCTGAATTATTAATGAGGTCATGGCTGTTTGGAAAAAGTGTGAAATGGATGAAAAAGGTTTTCTTCACCACATCGTTGCAAAAACGGGTTGAGGTGCATATAATAGACTAAGTGTCATTCCAGAAGGAAAGCGGGGATTGTAAGGTTATTGCAACACAAGCGCCAGAGCTTGATCTTGCGCGGGGGAGAAGGGAGGACCGGTGGCTGCGTGAGCAGTGCAGATCGGTCTGAACGGATCACGGCAGATGTAAGCTGACGAGGTGGAGGTGTTCGAAATGTTCGGCGGGGACCTCCCGGTGATGCACCAGAGCCGTAAATGGAAGCGGAAAATGCGAGGGCGACCTTGCACACAACGCTTTTGTGGGTGCTAACTTAAAGATGTACAGAGCATGGGTATGCGCATTTGCAGGAAGACAGGACGGTTCTGCCACGGCAGAGGAGAAGACTGTGCATAATCGTGACTAACGATGTAGTTGACAGGTTATCATGTTGGTTGTAATGGACAACATCATATTTGCTTTTCTTCAAAACATGCCGCACGGCACGTTTCTTTCCTCATGCGCGCCTAATTACGATAAATTGGACGGAGGAAAATATAATGTGTGGTATTGTAGGATATATTGGTAATCAGAATTCGCAGGGGATCTTGGTCGAGGGTCTGAAGAAACTGGAATATCGCGGGTATGATTCCGCTGGTATTGCTGTGTTCACGAAGGATGGTCTGCAGGTGGTAAAAGCACAGGGACGTATGGCGAACCTGGAATCCCGTCTGGACGCGACTCCGCTGACAGGCAGCGCCGGGATCGGTCACACACGCTGGGCTACACACGGCAAGCCATCCGATGAGAACTCTCATCCTCACACTGACAACAGTCACAAATTCTCGGTAGTACACAACGGGATTGTCGAGAATTACCTGGATCTCAAGGAAGAGCTGATTGCCGGAGGATGCCACTTCACCTCTGAGACAGATACAGAAGTTATCTCCCACCTGATTGCCCGCGAATACAAGGGAGATATCGTTAAGGCGGTACAGCAGGCGATTTCTTACATGCGCGGAGCGTTTGCTCTGGGTGTACTGACTGAATATGAACCGGATAAGCTGGTAGCTGTGCGTCAAGCGAGCCCGCTGATCATCGGTCTGGGCGATGGCGAGAACTTTATCGGGTCTGATATTCCGGCACTGCTAGAATACACCCGCAACGTATATATTCTGAACGACGGCGAAATGGCTGTATTGACACGGGATGCTGTCGAACTGATGACGATTGAAGGCAACTTTATTTCTCGGGAAATGATTACTGTCGATTGGGATGCCGTTACCGCAGAAAAGGGCGGTTATGAGCACTTCATGCTGAAAGAAATCCACGAGCAGCCTAAGGCATACCGCGATACCATGCGCGGACGGATGAATGCGGAAGGCAACAAAGTCATTCTGCCTGAGCTTAACCTGACAGAAGAACAAATCAAGAACATCCGCAATATCCAAGTGGTAGCTTGCGGTACTGCATATAATGCCGGATTGGTTGGACGTAACCTGATTGAGTCCCTGGTACGCATTCCTGTAGAGAATGATATCGCTTCTGAATACCGTTACCGTTCACCAATCGTAACTCCAGAGACACTGGTTATCGTAGTGAGCCAATCGGGTGAAACTGCTGATACACTGGCTGCACTTCGTGAAGGTCAAGCGAATGGAGCTCATGTACTTGCAATCACTAACGTAGTAGGCAGCTCTATTGCCCGGGAAGCAGACAGTGTACTGGTTACGCTGGCTGGTCCAGAAATCGCTGTAGCCTCGACCAAGGCTTACACTTCCCAGCTGATCGCATTCACTTTGCTGGGTCTGTATCTGGCAGAAGTACGCGGCACACAGTCTGAGGCTGAGGTTACGAAGATTCTGGCCGCTATGCAGTCTCTGCCGGAGCAAGTTGAAGTCATTCTGAGTCAAAAAGACGCGATTAAAGCCTATGCCGAGCAAATCGCTGAGCACAAGCACCTGTTCTTCATCGGCCGCGGCGTAGATTACGCTGTAGCTCAGGAAGGCTCGCTGAAGCTCAAGGAAATCTCCTACATTCACTCGGAAGCCTATGCTGCGGGTGAACTGAAGCATGGTACCCTGGCCCTGATCGAAGAAGGCGTTCCTGTCATCGCTCTGGCTACCCTGGAATCCGTGCTCGAGAAGACCGTCAGCAATATCAAAGAAGTAAAAGCCCGTGGCGCTCATGTCATGGCCATCACCCACGAAGAGCACAAAGACGACCTGCTCCGCTCTGTTGACCAGGTATTCGTGATCCCTCAGACCCTGCCGCTGCTTACCGCTGCATTGTCAGTAGTTACGCTGCAGTTGCTGGCCTACTACGCATCTCTGGCCCTGGGTCATGATGTCGATAAGCCAAGAAACCTGGCGAAGAGTGTTACTGTGGAGTAGGGGGAAATGTAGGTAACTAATCATTGAATTCGTAAAATAGAAGTGGGAATTAGACGTTAGATTCCGCTACAATCATGCTTCTGCATAAATAATTCGTAATGGGACTCTCTATTTGTACAATAGAGAGTCCTTTTTTTATAAAAAAACGGACTTAATTTGACTAAATGTAGTTGGCAATGACGAAAATAATTGCTTAACTTATCCGTTGACTTATAGTTGAAGCTTTATCTCCCGAATTTAATATAACAATTAGGAAATAGCCTCCATGTAATCTCCTCTCCAACTCCCATTGAACTCTCTATTTTAGGGAAAATGATATTAATTTTTAATGATTAACTATGGTAAATTCTTAAAAAAATGTATTTGACGTCCTTTATAAGCGGTGATAGAGTTTAGTTGTTTCTATTATTTGGATTAGGTGTAATTCGTTTGTTTTTTAAGTGAAAATATTCACATATCTTAGATTTTTAACTAACTAAATTTGTTGAAGAGGAGAAATTCTATGTCCGGGTACAGAGTAAGCAAATACAACATTTATTTGGAAATGAAGCGGGATCAGAATAAAAAACTGATGATTCAGGGAATTCGCGGAGCCTTTGATATTGTGGATCATTCCATCGCTGAAATTCTGGAAAAAGGTGAAGCGGATAGCAGCGTGCTGGATGCCATCAGCATTGAGGACAAAGAGGTTCTGGCCAACAGAGGATATATTACCACTCTAACAGATGAGGAAGAGTATAAAGTGATTGAGAGAATCAGTCACACCTTGAACGCCAGCAGCCGAAAAAATTTATGTATTACCATCATGCCTACCTATAACTGCAATTTCAGATGTGAATATTGCTTTGAACAAAATTTGCTGGCTAAAGGTAAGGAGTTTCTTAATAAGAAAATATCAGTAGAAACAGTGGATGCGATCTTTGTCCAATTAGCTAAATATAAAGCTGAGGGTTATAAAATCGGGAGTGTCTACTTATTTGGCGGAGAGCCGCTTTTGAAAAGCAGTAAGGATATTGTAACTTACATATGCGAAAAATGCCGGGAAATGAATATTCCTATCAGTTGCATCAGCAACGGTTATTTTCTGGATGAATATGTCGATTTGATCAATGAATATAAGTTTCAAAAAGTTCAAATTACAATTGACGGAATCGGGGAAGAGCATGATAAGCGAAGATTTCTGGTAGGGGGACAGGGAACGTATGACAGAATAAAAGCCAACATCAGCTTAGCGTTGGAAAAAGGTAATAATATTTCATTGCGAACCAATGTCAACCGTAAGAATACCGATTCCGTAAAGGCTTTAATTGAAGAATATCAAAAAGAAGGCTGGATCGGCAAACCTAATTTTCATTATTATTTCAAGACAAATATCAGATGTTATGAGCAGGAGGACGAGAACGCCCTCTCTGATGTGGAATTGATGCAGCAGTTAGGAGAGTATGTAGGCCAGGGCACGGACCGCTTTAACCTGAACAGTATTTACAGCGGATTAGCCGAAGGGATTAGATATATGCTGCAAAATAACAGCTATGCACCGCTCCGTTCAGGTTTTTGCGGTGCAAATACAGGAATGTACACGATAGATCCATTTGGAGATATTTATCCTTGTTGGGATGTGTTATCCGAGGCGGACAGCCGTATTGGCACGGTAGATGTTCAGCAAGGAGAATTTGTCCTTACTGACGTACATAGTACCTGGAAAGACAGAACGGTAGACCGTATCAGCGATTGCAGCAAATGCAGATATATGCTGTTTTGCGGCGGCGGCTGCTCTGCCCAGGCTAAAGTAATGCACAATGACATGAATCAGGTGTATTGTGATGATTTTACTGCTCTTTTTGATGAGGTTGCCGTGGATCTGTGTGAAGAATATTCCGCTGTGCCATCATAGGCGCTCCACAGATCATTAAGCAATAATTAGTCTTTCTAACCAGAAAGGAGGTGGATTTTGTTCCTATTGTTACTCTGAATCAGCACCTGGAAGGGGACATTGAAGACATCGAGAAGATGATTGTGGAGATGGTAGCAAGGGAAGAGTGTTCCTGCACCGGCAATGGCTGCGGTGGGGATGCTTGTGGCATCAAATAAATCAAAAAAAGGAAGTGTGGACAATGAACCGGATTGAATCCCTGAACCGCCAGATTGAAATGAGCAGTGAGGAATTCGAGGATATGATTGCCGAGTTGGTGGAAAGAGAAGAATGTGCCTGTACGCTGGATGGATGCGGAGCTAAAGCCTGTGGCGTGAATTAAGCCCAATTAACAGGTTACAGAAAGGATAAGCATATTATGGAGATTAAGATGCTGAACCAAGAACTTGACACTGACAGCCAGGAAATGGAGCAACTGATATCGGAGCTGGCTGAACGCGGAGAAATGGCTTGCACTGGAAATGGTTGTGGAGCGCAAGCGGAAGGCCTTTAACCCTACTAATGACTCTACCTGCTTAGAAAGGAGCGTAACCTGTGATTACTTCTATGAATTCTGCGATCGACAATGAAGAACTGGACTTATTCATGAATGAGCTCGAAGAAAGAGATGAGATGCTGTGTTTTTTTAATGCCTGTGGCGCCGCTGCCAACCCATGTGGTGGCCAAGCCTGTGCCGCCGGCTGTGTCGGTATTTCTGTCTGCTTCCTGGGGCTGCACGTAGCCTAAATATTAGATGGCAGACCGGACTGCAGGCTGAGTTCTCGTGTTGGTTCGGTCTGTTAAGGGGATACGGCCTAAACAAGAAGGGAGAGGAACTTATGAATACAGCTACCCCAGTCAACAGCTATTCATGGAGCAACCCTGTCCTTAAGGTGAAGGAAGAAGTGGAAATTTCAGTATTTGACGATGGCAATGAACAGCCCTGCTATCTGATTACGATGAACGGACGTCAATGGAAGGTATCAGAGACTATTTATTATATCCTGTTCAGCATGGACGGCCAGCGGACGGTGGAAGAACTGCAGGAATTTTTGCATGATCGTTATTCACTGAGAATCAGTAAGCAGAAATTGGAGCAAGTCATTGAGCTAACTTTAGTCCGTAATGGAATTCTGGAAGGTACGATAGCTACAACCGAACCCCCTCATAATAAAATGATGTGGGGCAAATTCACTTTGCTCCGTCCAAGTGTAATCGCAAAGCTCAAAATTTTTATTTTTTTATTCCATAAAAAGACGTTGACGGGTCTTAGTTCCCTTGCTGTTATATGGCTTGCCTATATTTTATTCGCCTATTCCAATACACAGGTAATTGGCAGCATGTTCAGTCTGGATATCAAGGATATTGCCTTATGCGTATTTTTTATTTTTGCAACAGGATTGATTCATGAGTTTGGTCATTCCATTGCAGCAATGTCCTATGGTGTTGCTCCAGGCAGAATTGGTGTTGGAGTATATTTTGTGATGCCGGTAATGTTCTCGGATGTCACTAGAATTTGGAGAATCAAACGTCATCAGCGTGTAATTGTGGATTTGGCAGGAATGTACCTTCAATGTGTTTTCTTGATGCTGTCCTTCCTGTTCAATGCGCTATTCTTGCATAGTCATCTCTTGAATATAGCTATTTTACTCTCTGGATTTACGATTCTCGGCAATTTTAATCCTTTTATCAAATTTGACGGGTATTGGGTGCTGGTTGATTATCTGGGGATTACAGAGGTGAAGACAGTTATATATCAATTATGGGCCAATCTGTTTTATAAGGTCTTGGGCAGACCGGCAGTTCCAGTTTTACTGAGTAAAGGAAAAAAAGCCGTGATGTATATATATTCGTTACTTACCGTGTGCTTTTTCGCATCGTTCATCCGGTTCCTGGTAGAGAGCTGGATTCTGGCGTTCCACAACCTCAGCCATGATATCACAGCTTTGTTAAAGCTGACTCCTTCACAGGTCAATATCAGCTTTGCTGAAGCGGTCAGATATTTGTCTGACAGAATCACTACATATATTGCCTTGTTCTTTTTCTTGAATCTGGTTTGGCGTTTTATGGTCAAGAAAGTGCTTCTTCAAATCAAAAAAAACGCACGCGTGTGCCGGAGGAGGTACGCTGTGCAGTTGATTGAAACCTACCGCCAGATTGCACGGAGAGAGATGCTGGATTGCAGAATTAAGTCTCTTCAGGAATGGGTCCGGCACTACG
The window above is part of the Paenibacillus sp. FSL H8-0048 genome. Proteins encoded here:
- a CDS encoding radical SAM/SPASM domain-containing protein, with the protein product MSGYRVSKYNIYLEMKRDQNKKLMIQGIRGAFDIVDHSIAEILEKGEADSSVLDAISIEDKEVLANRGYITTLTDEEEYKVIERISHTLNASSRKNLCITIMPTYNCNFRCEYCFEQNLLAKGKEFLNKKISVETVDAIFVQLAKYKAEGYKIGSVYLFGGEPLLKSSKDIVTYICEKCREMNIPISCISNGYFLDEYVDLINEYKFQKVQITIDGIGEEHDKRRFLVGGQGTYDRIKANISLALEKGNNISLRTNVNRKNTDSVKALIEEYQKEGWIGKPNFHYYFKTNIRCYEQEDENALSDVELMQQLGEYVGQGTDRFNLNSIYSGLAEGIRYMLQNNSYAPLRSGFCGANTGMYTIDPFGDIYPCWDVLSEADSRIGTVDVQQGEFVLTDVHSTWKDRTVDRISDCSKCRYMLFCGGGCSAQAKVMHNDMNQVYCDDFTALFDEVAVDLCEEYSAVPS
- the glmM gene encoding phosphoglucosamine mutase, producing the protein MGKYFGTDGVRGVANRELTAEMAYSIGRCGGYVLAGNVEKPKVVIGMDTRISGPLLESALIAGLLSIGADVIRLGVVSTPAVAYITRLLKADAGVMISASHNPVEDNGIKFFGGDGFKLTDETELRIEELMDAEQDELPRPVGSGLGTLRVDDQAKYLYLEYLKTTIDQSFKGTKVVLDCAHGAAYELAPRLFKELGAEVIAIGAEPDGLNINDGFGSTHPETLRAEVLRHGADLGLAFDGDADRLIAIDENGDEVDGDFILCICGDAMNRAGKLKDGTIVSTVMSNIGFYKATEKLALNTAKTAVGDRYVMEEMRRGGYNLGGEQSGHVIFLDYNTTGDGILTAIQLVNTMKASGKKLSTLKSMMTKYPQVLVNVRVQDKTNYPNNPAIEAAIIEVESKLGDNGRVLVRPSGTEPLIRVMAEGPDKAELDLFVGQIVEVVQRELV
- a CDS encoding CdaR family protein, with translation MDKWMKNNNFNKILALALGIILWTIVHVDTAPTYQTTVNTESKTIENVKVEIEGFDSENYVLTKDVDSVRMEVMGKKSDLTYKFSDAYRVWLDLKDVKPGDNTLPLMYSTPSGVTLEAMVPNQVNVHIEPRTTKSFPVSLNIMGEPAAGYEVGSPVIDPVSVEVTLPASDLARVAKVQGKVELDGQNETFSEKRLKLFALDSKGNTLEDAVIEPSTVAVELPVTLPSKTLPLDISFTGSLPGSLVLSRVTPEQDMVTVYGSAETLKTLSSYEAVLDLSTIKNAGTEQMKLELKPPEGTGKIEPAAMTVAVSAAEITERTLSAIPIKLEGVSSGLTARVIDPGGATIDLTLSGAPTLLDQLDQDSISVVADVVGLTAGVHDVTLQVSLPRFITLQNAASQLVAKVELSAPAAPAATAAPDSSPASSSPTPEPSAEPASGDETLVEPTPEHTGEIIEETPAPTHIPLETAEPTPPASGNNADSTGGT
- the glmS gene encoding glutamine--fructose-6-phosphate transaminase (isomerizing), which translates into the protein MCGIVGYIGNQNSQGILVEGLKKLEYRGYDSAGIAVFTKDGLQVVKAQGRMANLESRLDATPLTGSAGIGHTRWATHGKPSDENSHPHTDNSHKFSVVHNGIVENYLDLKEELIAGGCHFTSETDTEVISHLIAREYKGDIVKAVQQAISYMRGAFALGVLTEYEPDKLVAVRQASPLIIGLGDGENFIGSDIPALLEYTRNVYILNDGEMAVLTRDAVELMTIEGNFISREMITVDWDAVTAEKGGYEHFMLKEIHEQPKAYRDTMRGRMNAEGNKVILPELNLTEEQIKNIRNIQVVACGTAYNAGLVGRNLIESLVRIPVENDIASEYRYRSPIVTPETLVIVVSQSGETADTLAALREGQANGAHVLAITNVVGSSIAREADSVLVTLAGPEIAVASTKAYTSQLIAFTLLGLYLAEVRGTQSEAEVTKILAAMQSLPEQVEVILSQKDAIKAYAEQIAEHKHLFFIGRGVDYAVAQEGSLKLKEISYIHSEAYAAGELKHGTLALIEEGVPVIALATLESVLEKTVSNIKEVKARGAHVMAITHEEHKDDLLRSVDQVFVIPQTLPLLTAALSVVTLQLLAYYASLALGHDVDKPRNLAKSVTVE
- the cdaA gene encoding diadenylate cyclase CdaA, yielding MSYFTDLTWKESIKDIIDILIVSYIIYKVLNMVRGTRAVQLLKGILVLVVIWGGSTLLDLYTLKWLMNQMFTFGVFAIFIIFQPELRRGLEQLGRGKFFGRNAESDEEISKLIGEVIKAVNYLAVRKIGALIVFERATGLNEYTESGIAMRSEVSSELLINIFIPNTPLHDGALIMQGSQIAAAACYLPLSENPFISKELGTRHRAAIGISEVADSVSVVVSEETGQISLAINGQIVRDIKEESLISKLHEELSASSSPLMEKSSAFWRRRGNKNNG